In a single window of the Sediminicoccus sp. KRV36 genome:
- a CDS encoding polysaccharide deacetylase family protein yields MLPHHGRFPYSPWTARTRESWPFGRKLAVYLGVNLEHFAFGEGLGAELAPGGPQPDVLNHAWRDYGNRVGGFRLIQLLDELNLPATVLLNSAMYQHAPELVAAHRARGDEMAGHGRTNSERQSTLPEAEEARLILDSTAEILRQEGQAPRGWLSPWIAESRVTPDLLVEMGYRYTLNWCMDDQPVWMTTRAGRLLSIPYPQEVNDIPAIIARKDGARHFADMIIEDFHERLRQTADGVPQVMGIALHPYIIGQPYRMRALREALSVIAAHRDAVWITTAGGIHDHCLTWPEGSIA; encoded by the coding sequence ATGCTCCCCCATCACGGCCGCTTCCCCTATTCGCCCTGGACCGCCCGCACGCGGGAAAGCTGGCCCTTCGGCCGCAAGCTCGCGGTGTATCTGGGCGTGAACCTCGAACATTTCGCCTTTGGCGAGGGCCTGGGGGCCGAGCTCGCCCCCGGCGGCCCGCAACCGGATGTGCTCAACCATGCCTGGCGCGACTACGGCAACCGCGTCGGCGGTTTCCGCCTGATCCAGCTGCTGGACGAATTGAACCTGCCCGCCACCGTGCTGCTCAACAGCGCGATGTACCAGCACGCCCCCGAGCTGGTCGCCGCCCATCGCGCGCGCGGCGACGAGATGGCGGGCCATGGCCGCACCAACAGCGAGCGCCAGAGCACCCTGCCCGAGGCCGAGGAAGCCCGCCTCATCCTCGACAGCACCGCCGAAATCCTGCGCCAGGAAGGCCAGGCCCCGCGCGGCTGGCTCTCGCCCTGGATCGCGGAGAGCCGCGTCACTCCCGATCTGCTGGTCGAGATGGGTTACCGCTACACGCTGAACTGGTGCATGGATGACCAGCCCGTCTGGATGACGACGCGCGCGGGCCGCCTGCTCAGCATCCCCTACCCGCAGGAGGTGAACGACATCCCCGCCATCATCGCGCGCAAGGATGGCGCCCGCCACTTCGCCGACATGATCATCGAGGATTTCCACGAACGCCTGCGCCAGACGGCCGATGGCGTGCCCCAGGTGATGGGCATCGCGCTGCACCCCTATATCATCGGCCAGCCCTACCGGATGCGCGCCCTGCGCGAAGCGCTCTCGGTCATTGCGGCGCATCGGGATGCGGTCTGGATCACCACGGCGGGCGGCATCCATGACCATTGCCTGACCTGGCCCGAAGGCAGCATCGCCTGA
- a CDS encoding lipocalin family protein, giving the protein MRALLLAALLGLAACGATQPTAETPRTVESVDVSRYLGLWHEVARLPQRFQDSASLRCEEVTAEYAPLGAGRISVVNSCVNALDPARPTRVARGEAYVVEGSNNTRLRVSFFWPFHGDYWVLGLDPDYRWALVGAPSRRSLWLLSRTPSLPPAELERALAIARAQGFDLAPLVLSGR; this is encoded by the coding sequence ATGCGCGCCCTCCTGCTCGCGGCGCTGCTGGGCCTTGCCGCCTGCGGCGCCACCCAGCCCACGGCCGAGACGCCGCGCACGGTGGAGAGCGTGGATGTCTCCCGCTATCTGGGCCTCTGGCATGAGGTGGCGCGGCTGCCGCAGCGCTTCCAGGACAGCGCCTCGCTGCGCTGCGAGGAGGTGACGGCCGAATACGCGCCCCTCGGCGCCGGGCGCATCAGCGTGGTGAATTCCTGCGTGAACGCGCTGGACCCGGCCCGGCCGACCCGTGTGGCCCGGGGCGAGGCCTATGTGGTGGAGGGCAGCAACAACACGCGGCTGCGCGTCAGCTTCTTCTGGCCCTTCCATGGCGATTACTGGGTGCTGGGCCTCGACCCCGACTATCGCTGGGCCCTCGTCGGCGCGCCCTCGCGCCGCTCCCTGTGGCTGCTCTCCCGCACACCTAGCCTGCCGCCGGCGGAGCTGGAGCGCGCCTTGGCGATTGCGCGGGCGCAGGGCTTCGACCTCGCGCCGCTGGTCCTGAGCGGGCGGTGA
- a CDS encoding SgcJ/EcaC family oxidoreductase: MRACLIALSLACGSAQASAPDPASLLQAWAAAYATNDGAQAAARYTADARLWGSVSREQTVGSAAIAAYFARVRPGATGIDVRFGEFALRMLAPGIAVASGHYTFLRRLPDGSEGQEPSRFSMVMVRGTDGLWRIADHHSSRLPR; this comes from the coding sequence ATGCGGGCCTGCCTGATCGCGCTCAGCCTGGCCTGCGGCTCCGCCCAGGCCAGCGCGCCCGACCCCGCCAGCCTGCTGCAAGCCTGGGCCGCCGCCTATGCCACGAATGACGGCGCGCAAGCCGCCGCGCGCTACACCGCCGACGCACGCCTCTGGGGCAGCGTCAGCCGTGAGCAGACGGTGGGCAGCGCCGCCATCGCCGCCTATTTCGCGCGGGTGCGGCCCGGCGCCACCGGCATTGATGTCCGCTTCGGGGAATTCGCGCTGCGCATGCTGGCACCCGGCATCGCCGTCGCCTCCGGGCACTACACCTTCCTCCGCCGCCTGCCCGATGGCAGCGAGGGGCAGGAGCCGTCGCGATTCAGCATGGTGATGGTCCGCGGCACCGATGGGTTGTGGCGCATCGCGGATCACCACTCCTCACGCCTGCCGCGCTGA
- a CDS encoding DUF192 domain-containing protein — MKRILLALALILPTLAQAQPGIDRPQPRLAEEPMVIVTRDGTRHAFRAEMAVQSADQMIGMMFRTSMAPDDAMIFDWGAPRESSMWMRNTLIPLDMLFVAADGRIHRIHERAVPQSLATIDSRGPVRATIEVAGGTAERLNLRVGDRVLQRIFGTAP; from the coding sequence ATGAAGCGCATCCTCCTGGCCCTCGCCCTCATCCTCCCCACGCTGGCTCAGGCCCAGCCCGGCATAGACCGGCCGCAGCCTAGGCTGGCGGAGGAGCCGATGGTCATCGTGACGCGCGATGGCACGCGGCATGCGTTCCGCGCCGAAATGGCGGTGCAATCGGCCGACCAGATGATCGGCATGATGTTCCGCACCAGCATGGCGCCGGATGACGCGATGATCTTCGACTGGGGCGCCCCGCGTGAGAGCAGCATGTGGATGCGCAACACGCTCATCCCGCTGGACATGCTGTTCGTAGCGGCCGATGGGCGCATCCATCGCATCCATGAGCGCGCGGTCCCGCAGAGCCTGGCCACGATCGACAGCCGCGGCCCGGTGCGCGCCACCATCGAGGTGGCCGGCGGCACGGCCGAGCGGCTGAACCTGCGCGTGGGCGACCGCGTGCTGCAACGGATTTTCGGAACCGCGCCATAA
- a CDS encoding acetoin utilization protein AcuC, translating to MAQPLLISSEIYRRSTYGPKHPLAIPRVSTTLDLIRALGWLPPAQYRDSPMASVAELTRFHDADYIAALQRAEDRQAIPPEDRERYRIGADGNPVYREVFRRPATSAGGVLLAARMGGIVHVPGGGTHHGQRARASGFCYVNDAVLGVMEWLDQGLTRILYLDIDAHHGDGVEMAFAEEPRVTTLSIHEAGRWPFTGACHAAPHALNLPVPPGFNDSEMRALLHGIVLPLIAQLRPQAIMLQCGADALEEDPLAKLSLSNNAHAGFIAAVMHAAPRFILLGGGGYNPWTVARCWARGWAVLNNHPVPARLPAAAEAVLRGLTFHRAAGRNPPEHWFTTLADAPREGPIRPEVAALLAQGLEAVA from the coding sequence TTGGCGCAACCCCTCCTCATCAGCTCCGAGATCTACCGCCGCTCCACCTATGGCCCGAAGCACCCGCTGGCCATTCCGCGCGTCTCCACCACGCTTGATCTGATCCGCGCCCTGGGCTGGCTGCCGCCCGCGCAGTATCGCGACAGCCCGATGGCGAGTGTCGCCGAACTCACGCGTTTTCACGACGCCGACTATATCGCCGCCCTGCAACGCGCCGAGGACAGGCAAGCCATCCCGCCCGAGGATCGTGAGCGCTACCGCATCGGCGCCGATGGCAACCCCGTCTATCGCGAGGTGTTCCGCCGCCCCGCCACCAGCGCGGGCGGCGTGCTGCTGGCGGCGCGCATGGGGGGCATCGTGCATGTGCCGGGCGGGGGCACGCATCATGGCCAGCGGGCGCGGGCCAGCGGGTTTTGCTACGTGAATGACGCCGTGCTCGGGGTCATGGAATGGCTGGACCAGGGCCTGACGCGCATCCTCTACCTCGACATTGACGCGCATCACGGCGATGGCGTGGAAATGGCCTTCGCGGAGGAGCCGCGCGTCACCACGCTTTCCATCCATGAGGCCGGGCGCTGGCCCTTCACCGGCGCGTGCCACGCCGCGCCCCATGCGCTCAACCTGCCCGTGCCGCCGGGCTTCAATGACAGCGAGATGCGCGCCCTGCTGCACGGGATCGTGCTGCCCTTGATCGCCCAGCTGCGGCCCCAGGCCATCATGCTGCAATGCGGCGCCGATGCGCTGGAGGAGGACCCGCTGGCAAAACTCAGCCTCTCCAACAACGCCCATGCCGGATTCATCGCGGCTGTGATGCACGCGGCACCGCGCTTCATCCTGCTGGGCGGCGGGGGCTACAACCCCTGGACCGTCGCGCGCTGCTGGGCGCGGGGCTGGGCCGTGCTGAACAACCACCCGGTCCCCGCGCGCCTGCCCGCGGCCGCCGAGGCGGTGCTGCGCGGCCTGACCTTCCACCGCGCCGCCGGCCGCAATCCGCCGGAGCACTGGTTCACCACCCTGGCCGATGCGCCGCGCGAAGGCCCAATCCGGCCCGAGGTCGCGGCCCTTCTCGCCCAGGGGCTGGAAGCTGTGGCATGA
- the prpB gene encoding methylisocitrate lyase produces the protein MPYVIGADLPHEPAGERFRALLDRPEILGMPGAHLGIAGLLAKKHGFEALYLSGAAMSASMGLPDLGMITIEDVCFFIRQVARSTGLPLLVDGDTGYGEALNVMHMVRSFEDAGAGAVHLEDQLLPKKCGHLNDKKLAGPDEMCAKIAAAHRARRHLYIIARTDAVAAEGMDAAVTRAKRYLDAGADAIFPEALTTVEMFREFRARMPGVKLLANMTEFGRTPFLTKEEFQALGYDMVIWPVTHLRIAAKAWDQLYAQIAAEGGAQNAVDRMQTRAELYETIGYHKYEELDASLVRTIIPTAMPQ, from the coding sequence ATGCCCTATGTGATCGGCGCCGATCTGCCCCATGAACCCGCCGGCGAGCGCTTCCGCGCCCTGCTGGACCGCCCGGAGATCCTGGGCATGCCGGGGGCGCATCTGGGCATCGCCGGGCTGCTCGCGAAGAAGCATGGGTTTGAGGCGCTGTATCTCTCGGGGGCCGCCATGTCGGCCAGCATGGGCCTGCCGGATCTCGGCATGATCACCATCGAGGATGTTTGTTTTTTCATCCGGCAGGTGGCGCGCTCCACCGGCCTGCCGCTGCTGGTGGATGGCGATACCGGCTATGGCGAGGCGCTGAACGTCATGCACATGGTCCGCAGCTTCGAGGATGCGGGGGCAGGGGCTGTCCATCTGGAAGACCAGTTGCTGCCCAAGAAATGCGGCCACCTGAACGACAAGAAGCTGGCCGGCCCCGATGAGATGTGCGCGAAGATCGCCGCCGCGCACCGCGCCCGCCGCCACCTCTACATCATCGCCCGCACCGATGCCGTGGCAGCTGAGGGGATGGACGCCGCCGTCACGCGCGCCAAGCGCTACCTCGATGCCGGCGCCGATGCGATCTTCCCCGAGGCGCTGACCACGGTGGAGATGTTCCGCGAGTTCCGTGCCCGGATGCCCGGCGTGAAGCTGCTGGCCAACATGACCGAATTCGGCCGCACGCCCTTCCTGACGAAGGAGGAGTTCCAGGCGCTGGGCTATGACATGGTGATCTGGCCGGTGACGCATCTGCGCATCGCGGCCAAGGCCTGGGACCAGCTTTACGCGCAGATCGCCGCCGAGGGCGGGGCGCAGAACGCGGTGGACCGCATGCAGACCCGCGCGGAGCTGTATGAGACGATTGGCTATCATAAATATGAAGAGTTGGATGCGAGCCTGGTGCGGACCATCATCCCGACGGCGATGCCGCAATAG
- a CDS encoding sodium:proton antiporter, with protein MRAASLALLLACLALPAEAAAIDGRQLGLVWTLPFVGILLSIALMPILTPGFWHHHYGKVAAFWGAIFLLPFLIIFGPAMAAQEVTFVLVQEYIPFIVLLLALYTTGGGVLLRGTLVGTPLTNTALLAIGTVLASVMGTTGASMLLIRPVLRANQHRTRKVHIFVFFIFLVSNIGGSLTPIGDPPLYLGFLKGVSFFWPTTHLFLPFLFCAVILLAIFYALDSILHAREPKRPADATPHEKLSIEGWPNVGLIGVVVFGVLIQGVWKPGDVQILSETLGLERIVAIGIFLAVTLVSMLITSNALREANGFAWGAMAEVAKLFAAIFLCMGPVLAILKAGAEGSAAGLVALTSDASGAPIPWVYFWMSGVLSSFLDNAPTYLVFFNLAGGDPNYLMTQGAATLVAISAGSVFMGANSYIGNAPNFMVKAIVEENGVRMPSFFGYCAWALIFLVPLFVLVTLIFF; from the coding sequence TTGCGCGCTGCCAGCCTTGCCCTCCTCCTCGCCTGCCTCGCCCTGCCGGCGGAGGCCGCCGCGATTGACGGGCGGCAACTGGGCCTGGTCTGGACGCTGCCCTTTGTGGGCATCCTGCTGTCCATCGCGCTCATGCCGATCCTGACGCCGGGCTTCTGGCATCATCACTACGGCAAGGTGGCGGCCTTCTGGGGGGCGATCTTCCTGCTGCCTTTCCTGATCATCTTCGGCCCGGCGATGGCGGCGCAGGAAGTGACCTTCGTGCTGGTGCAGGAATACATTCCCTTCATCGTGCTGCTGCTGGCGCTCTACACCACGGGGGGCGGGGTGCTGCTGCGCGGCACGCTGGTCGGCACGCCGCTGACCAACACGGCGTTGCTGGCCATCGGCACGGTGCTGGCCAGTGTCATGGGCACGACGGGCGCCTCCATGCTGTTGATCCGGCCAGTGCTGCGGGCCAATCAGCACCGCACGCGCAAGGTGCATATCTTCGTCTTCTTCATCTTCCTGGTGTCCAACATCGGCGGCAGCCTGACGCCGATCGGCGACCCGCCGCTATATCTGGGCTTCCTGAAAGGCGTCTCCTTCTTCTGGCCGACGACGCACCTGTTCCTGCCTTTCCTGTTCTGCGCCGTGATCCTGCTGGCGATCTTCTACGCGCTGGACAGCATCCTCCATGCCCGCGAACCCAAGCGCCCGGCCGATGCCACCCCGCATGAGAAGCTCAGCATCGAGGGCTGGCCCAATGTTGGGCTGATCGGCGTGGTGGTCTTCGGCGTGCTGATCCAGGGCGTCTGGAAGCCGGGCGATGTGCAAATCCTCAGCGAGACCCTGGGGCTGGAGCGGATTGTCGCCATCGGCATCTTCCTGGCCGTCACGCTGGTGTCCATGCTGATCACCTCCAACGCCCTGCGCGAGGCCAATGGCTTCGCCTGGGGTGCGATGGCCGAGGTCGCGAAGCTGTTCGCCGCCATCTTCCTCTGCATGGGGCCGGTGCTGGCCATCCTGAAGGCGGGTGCCGAGGGCTCCGCGGCGGGGCTGGTGGCGCTCACCTCCGATGCCTCGGGCGCCCCCATCCCCTGGGTGTATTTCTGGATGTCGGGCGTGCTCTCTAGCTTCCTGGACAATGCGCCGACCTATCTGGTCTTCTTCAACCTGGCCGGCGGCGATCCGAATTACCTGATGACGCAGGGGGCGGCCACGCTGGTGGCGATTTCGGCGGGCTCCGTCTTCATGGGGGCCAACTCCTATATCGGGAATGCGCCCAATTTCATGGTGAAGGCCATCGTCGAGGAGAATGGCGTGCGCATGCCCTCCTTCTTCGGCTATTGCGCCTGGGCGTTGATCTTCCTCGTGCCGCTCTTTGTGCTGGTGACCCTGATCTTCTTCTGA
- a CDS encoding carbon monoxide dehydrogenase subunit G: MEMNGERHIAAPRELVWQALNDPEALKAAIPGCESIEKLSDTDLTAKLAIKIGPMAAKFSAKVKLENLNPPASYTISGEGNGGAMGFAKGGADVALEEVSPTETILRYSVKAQVGGKMAQLGARLIDSTAKQMADQFFDRFAAALAPKLAGAPAAPAAPAPAAISIFSLIPSEFLGMPLFFWLGSGAMLWVLYLIFLSS; this comes from the coding sequence ATGGAAATGAACGGCGAACGGCATATTGCCGCCCCGCGTGAACTGGTCTGGCAAGCGCTGAACGACCCCGAGGCGCTGAAAGCCGCCATTCCCGGCTGCGAATCCATCGAAAAACTGTCCGACACCGACCTGACGGCCAAGCTGGCCATCAAGATCGGCCCGATGGCGGCCAAGTTCTCGGCCAAGGTGAAGCTGGAAAACCTCAACCCGCCCGCCAGCTACACCATCAGCGGCGAGGGCAATGGCGGGGCCATGGGCTTCGCCAAGGGCGGCGCCGATGTGGCGCTGGAGGAAGTCAGCCCCACCGAGACCATCCTGCGCTATTCCGTGAAGGCGCAGGTGGGCGGCAAGATGGCCCAGTTGGGTGCGCGGCTGATCGACAGCACGGCCAAGCAGATGGCCGACCAGTTCTTTGACCGTTTCGCCGCCGCCCTGGCGCCCAAGCTGGCCGGCGCACCCGCTGCCCCCGCCGCACCCGCGCCGGCCGCCATCTCGATCTTCTCCCTCATTCCCTCGGAGTTCCTGGGTATGCCTCTCTTCTTCTGGCTCGGCAGCGGCGCGATGCTCTGGGTGCTCTACCTGATCTTCCTCTCCTCGTGA
- a CDS encoding MoxR family ATPase codes for MPADVAATAGMLAAGGYVADTALATTVHLALRMGRPLFLEGEPGTGKTEIAKVLAAQLPRKLVRLQCYDGLDLSAAAYEWNHARQLMAIRLAEVAGNVADIETSIYDRRYLESRPLLQALEGEPAVLLIDELDRADEPFEAFLLEVLADFQITVPELGTLKAATPPVVIITSNRTREVHDAIRRRCLYHWVDYPDAAREKAILALRAPAVSATLSAQVVAFVQKLREGDYFKLPGVAETIDWANALTALNARELEPASVDATLGVLLKYQDDIAKLKGEEAARLVAEARDSA; via the coding sequence ATGCCGGCGGATGTGGCCGCAACGGCCGGGATGCTGGCGGCGGGCGGCTATGTCGCGGACACGGCCCTCGCCACCACCGTCCATCTGGCGCTGCGCATGGGCCGGCCGCTGTTTCTCGAAGGCGAGCCCGGCACCGGCAAGACCGAGATCGCCAAGGTCCTGGCGGCGCAGCTCCCGCGCAAGCTGGTGCGGCTGCAGTGCTATGACGGGCTGGATCTCTCGGCCGCGGCCTATGAGTGGAACCATGCGCGCCAGCTCATGGCCATTCGCCTGGCCGAAGTCGCCGGCAATGTCGCGGATATCGAGACCTCCATCTATGACCGCCGCTACCTCGAATCCCGCCCTTTGCTCCAGGCGCTGGAGGGCGAGCCCGCCGTCCTGCTGATTGATGAGCTGGACCGCGCGGATGAGCCCTTCGAGGCCTTCCTGCTGGAGGTCCTGGCCGATTTCCAGATCACCGTGCCTGAGCTCGGCACGCTGAAGGCCGCAACGCCGCCGGTGGTCATCATCACCTCCAACCGCACGCGCGAGGTGCATGACGCCATTCGCCGCCGCTGTCTGTATCATTGGGTGGATTACCCCGATGCGGCGCGGGAGAAGGCCATCCTGGCGCTGCGCGCGCCCGCCGTCTCGGCCACTCTGTCCGCCCAGGTCGTCGCCTTCGTGCAGAAGCTGCGCGAGGGGGATTACTTCAAGCTGCCCGGTGTCGCCGAAACCATTGACTGGGCCAATGCGCTGACCGCGCTGAATGCCCGCGAGCTGGAGCCGGCTTCAGTGGATGCCACCCTCGGCGTCCTGCTGAAATACCAGGATGACATCGCCAAGCTGAAGGGCGAGGAGGCCGCCCGCCTGGTGGCGGAAGCGCGCGACAGCGCGTGA
- a CDS encoding VWA domain-containing protein — protein MIPPRSDLAFPSEHALAPNLLAFVRLLRRAGMQVGPGDALGAAEALTLVELGDRRSVRAALKATLLRRHEQTEIFAAAFDLFWRDPERANAAAAFALMEAQKPEEKSKPGGRRIAEAMAGDRPKPPPPTPEEQPRQLDAAMTVSERERLQTMDFEAMSAAEINAAKQEIRRLVLPLDERPTRRFRTDPLGPRVDMRATLRATTRNGGDFRAILRRRRITRPPPLVAICDISGSMARYAQILLHFLHAVTNDRERVHSFLFGTRLSNITRQLKHRDPEIAFEMVSHMVPDWSGGTRIGEALEDFNQHWGRRVLGQGAVVLLITDGLDREGGRGLAEATDRLKRSCRKLIWLNPLLRYAGFQPKSQGIKAMLPHVHEFRPVHNLASLRELIEALGEKRR, from the coding sequence GTGATTCCGCCCCGGTCAGACCTGGCCTTTCCGTCCGAGCACGCCCTCGCACCCAACCTGCTGGCCTTCGTGCGGCTGCTGCGCCGGGCGGGCATGCAGGTCGGCCCCGGTGATGCGCTGGGGGCGGCCGAGGCGCTGACGCTGGTGGAACTCGGTGACCGCCGCAGTGTGCGCGCGGCGCTGAAGGCCACGCTGCTGCGCCGCCACGAACAGACCGAAATCTTCGCCGCCGCCTTTGACCTCTTCTGGCGCGACCCCGAGCGCGCGAATGCGGCCGCGGCCTTCGCCCTGATGGAGGCGCAAAAGCCCGAGGAAAAATCCAAGCCCGGCGGCCGCCGCATCGCCGAGGCCATGGCGGGCGACCGCCCCAAGCCCCCGCCGCCCACGCCGGAGGAACAGCCCCGCCAGCTCGACGCCGCCATGACGGTCTCCGAGCGCGAGCGGCTGCAGACCATGGACTTCGAGGCGATGAGTGCGGCCGAAATCAACGCCGCCAAGCAGGAAATCCGCCGCCTCGTCCTGCCACTGGATGAGCGCCCGACGCGCCGCTTCCGCACCGACCCCTTGGGCCCACGCGTGGACATGCGCGCCACGCTGCGGGCCACCACCCGCAATGGCGGGGATTTCCGTGCCATCCTGCGCCGCCGCCGCATCACCCGCCCGCCGCCGCTGGTCGCCATCTGCGACATCTCCGGCAGCATGGCGCGCTATGCGCAGATCCTGCTGCATTTCCTGCATGCGGTGACCAATGACCGGGAGCGCGTGCACAGCTTCCTGTTCGGCACGCGCCTCTCCAACATCACCCGCCAGCTCAAGCACCGCGACCCCGAAATCGCCTTCGAGATGGTCTCCCACATGGTGCCAGACTGGTCCGGCGGCACCCGCATCGGCGAAGCGCTGGAGGATTTCAACCAGCATTGGGGCCGCCGCGTGCTGGGCCAGGGGGCCGTGGTGCTGCTCATCACGGATGGGCTGGACCGCGAGGGCGGGCGGGGCCTCGCCGAAGCGACGGACCGGCTGAAACGCTCCTGCCGGAAGCTGATATGGTTGAACCCCCTGTTGCGATACGCGGGCTTCCAACCCAAATCCCAGGGCATCAAGGCGATGCTGCCGCATGTCCATGAATTCCGCCCGGTCCATAACCTCGCCAGCCTGCGCGAGCTGATCGAGGCCCTAGGGGAAAAGCGCCGATGA
- a CDS encoding XdhC family protein has protein sequence MTEDILATAAAWAAEGEQVALATVVETWGSSPRPAGSMLAITASGRMAGSVSGGCIEGAVADVAKQAMADGRPQLLDFGISDERAWEVGLACGGKLKVFVEKLG, from the coding sequence ATGACCGAGGATATTCTGGCGACCGCCGCCGCCTGGGCCGCCGAGGGCGAGCAGGTGGCGCTGGCCACCGTGGTCGAGACCTGGGGCAGCAGCCCGCGCCCGGCCGGCTCCATGCTCGCCATCACGGCGTCCGGCCGCATGGCGGGCTCGGTTTCGGGCGGCTGCATCGAGGGTGCCGTGGCCGATGTGGCCAAGCAGGCCATGGCCGATGGCCGGCCGCAGCTGCTGGATTTCGGCATCTCGGATGAGCGGGCCTGGGAAGTGGGTCTCGCCTGTGGCGGCAAGCTCAAGGTCTTCGTGGAAAAACTCGGATGA
- a CDS encoding XdhC family protein, with translation MTPELLARLQAARAAQRPVVLLTRLSDGEQHLWPEDALPGALADAAQQALNSDRTAQFPLDGEAWFLQPHNPPLRLIIVGAVHAGQALAPLGAAMGFAVTVIDPRGSFATSERFPGVTLNHDWPDEAMAALAPDARTAIVTLTHDPKLDDPALDVALKSPAFYIGALGSKRTHAKRVERLTELGHDATAIARIAAPVGLDIGAVTAPEIALSIVAQIVARRRGK, from the coding sequence ATGACGCCGGAACTTCTCGCCCGCCTCCAGGCCGCCCGCGCGGCACAGCGCCCCGTCGTGCTGCTGACACGCCTGAGCGATGGCGAACAGCATCTCTGGCCCGAGGATGCACTGCCGGGTGCCTTGGCCGATGCCGCGCAGCAGGCACTGAACTCGGACCGCACCGCGCAATTTCCGCTGGATGGGGAGGCCTGGTTCCTCCAGCCGCACAACCCGCCCTTGCGGCTGATCATCGTGGGCGCCGTGCATGCCGGCCAGGCCCTCGCCCCGCTGGGTGCCGCCATGGGCTTTGCCGTCACCGTGATTGACCCGCGCGGCAGCTTCGCCACCAGCGAGCGCTTCCCCGGTGTCACCCTCAACCATGACTGGCCGGATGAGGCGATGGCGGCACTCGCCCCCGATGCCCGTACCGCCATCGTGACGCTGACGCATGACCCCAAGCTGGATGACCCCGCGCTGGACGTGGCGCTGAAAAGCCCCGCCTTCTACATCGGGGCACTCGGCAGCAAGCGCACGCATGCGAAGCGCGTCGAGCGCCTCACGGAGCTCGGCCATGACGCCACCGCCATCGCGCGCATCGCGGCCCCCGTGGGCCTCGATATCGGCGCGGTGACGGCGCCTGAGATTGCGCTCTCCATCGTTGCGCAGATCGTCGCGCGCAGGCGTGGCAAATGA